Proteins encoded together in one Lachnospiraceae bacterium JLR.KK008 window:
- a CDS encoding Na+/H+ antiporter NhaC family protein — protein MEALSQMNYGWLSIVPPLIAIILALITKEVISSLIIGILAGALIYSYGNPIGMVMNTFTVMGERMSGNVNILIFLGLLGALVVVITRAGGSAAYGNWAVQKIKTRKGASLSTCALGCLIFIDDYFNCLSVGTVMRPVTDKHRISRAKLAYLLDATAAPVCIIAPVSSWGASVATYIEEAGVGNGMSTFVKLIPYNLYAITTIVMIIIICVTNLNFGPMGRFEKNAIEKGDLFSGKGEIKSDEVQNSAVSGKGKVYDLIIPILILIGATIVAMAYTGGAFGGGCSFTESFGNCDSSLSLVLGSFVALVAAFFLFVPRKVISFRVFMEGITEGIKSMVPAFTILILAWAIGGICSVDYLNTGGFVGNLVNNSTFPVFILPAVTFLVASFLGFATGTSWGTMALLIPIGAAICSPAPTAHLIMPVLGSILAGAVFGDHISPISDTTILSSTGASCNHIDHVSTQVVYAGVAAGCCVAGYVFMGIVNNGIVAVAATLVLLAFVLFIISRKFSTKIDYSKINR, from the coding sequence ATGGAAGCACTATCTCAGATGAACTATGGGTGGCTGTCGATCGTACCGCCGCTGATCGCCATTATTTTGGCGCTGATTACCAAAGAGGTGATTTCATCTCTGATTATCGGTATCCTGGCGGGAGCACTGATCTATAGCTATGGAAATCCCATAGGTATGGTGATGAACACGTTCACCGTTATGGGAGAGCGTATGAGCGGCAATGTCAATATCCTGATTTTTCTGGGGTTATTGGGCGCGCTTGTCGTAGTTATCACAAGAGCGGGCGGCTCCGCAGCTTACGGAAACTGGGCGGTACAGAAGATTAAGACGAGAAAGGGCGCTTCGCTTTCCACCTGTGCCCTTGGCTGTCTGATCTTTATTGATGACTATTTTAACTGTCTTTCCGTCGGTACGGTCATGCGTCCTGTAACGGACAAACATCGCATATCCAGAGCAAAACTTGCTTATCTGCTGGATGCCACGGCTGCACCGGTCTGTATCATTGCGCCTGTTTCCAGTTGGGGCGCCTCGGTGGCTACTTATATTGAGGAAGCCGGCGTGGGCAATGGCATGTCTACGTTTGTCAAATTGATTCCTTACAATTTGTATGCGATCACGACGATCGTAATGATCATTATTATCTGTGTGACGAACCTGAATTTTGGACCGATGGGAAGATTTGAAAAAAATGCCATTGAGAAGGGGGATCTGTTTTCCGGTAAAGGAGAGATCAAGTCCGATGAGGTGCAGAATTCCGCAGTATCCGGCAAGGGAAAGGTGTACGACCTGATCATTCCGATTCTGATATTGATTGGTGCGACGATTGTAGCTATGGCTTATACGGGCGGAGCATTTGGCGGCGGATGCAGTTTCACGGAATCTTTTGGCAACTGCGATTCGTCTCTGTCACTCGTACTTGGCAGTTTCGTTGCGCTTGTTGCTGCGTTCTTTCTTTTCGTGCCGCGCAAAGTCATTTCTTTCCGGGTATTTATGGAAGGGATAACAGAGGGGATCAAGTCGATGGTTCCGGCGTTTACCATTTTGATTCTGGCGTGGGCAATCGGCGGGATCTGCAGTGTCGACTATCTGAACACGGGAGGATTTGTCGGTAATCTTGTAAACAACAGCACATTTCCGGTGTTTATTCTGCCGGCAGTTACTTTTTTAGTGGCTTCTTTCCTTGGCTTTGCCACAGGTACTTCCTGGGGAACGATGGCGCTGCTCATTCCGATCGGCGCGGCGATCTGTTCTCCGGCTCCCACGGCGCATCTGATTATGCCAGTACTTGGCTCAATTCTGGCAGGGGCTGTATTTGGAGATCATATTTCACCGATCTCAGATACGACGATTCTTTCCTCCACAGGGGCTTCCTGTAACCATATTGATCATGTATCCACGCAGGTCGTATATGCGGGTGTCGCTGCGGGCTGTTGTGTGGCAGGTTATGTGTTTAT
- a CDS encoding MFS transporter has protein sequence MNRHIPTIKFSSLCSSFWMSFCIVFNYASMYLLSIGYSSSQIGVIIAVCGVISALLQPVIAGFADRGRAGTIRKLILMLALFMIACSGILMIPNLYFLWHALFYGLLIAVLQMLTPLVNAVGMECINHGISVNFGLARGIGSVSFALASFAAGTLIERFSTTIIPVLIIFCYLLVFAAACVFRFRYGPETGETDTTVNKETKEASFLVTYKRFAVLLVGISLLFVCHNMLNNFMFQVMTYHHGGSQEMGIAAGISASLELPTMLLFSLMIKKVSSGNLLRISSVFFIIKAFLTFVAAGIGGVYVAQTAQMFGFALFVPASVYYTNSLIRPSDRAKGQAFMTATNTIGSVFGSLLGGFIIDGPGLSSMLLISVLIAVFGAVLVFLSIEKCKDMV, from the coding sequence ATGAACCGCCATATTCCTACCATCAAATTTTCCAGTCTGTGCAGCAGTTTCTGGATGAGTTTTTGTATTGTTTTTAACTATGCGTCCATGTATCTGCTGTCCATAGGCTACAGTTCTTCGCAGATCGGGGTGATCATTGCAGTATGCGGAGTGATTTCGGCTCTGCTTCAGCCGGTGATCGCCGGATTTGCGGACAGAGGCAGGGCAGGTACAATCAGAAAGCTGATTCTCATGCTGGCTCTGTTTATGATAGCCTGTTCCGGGATTTTGATGATTCCCAATCTGTATTTTTTATGGCATGCTTTATTTTACGGATTGTTGATCGCTGTCCTGCAGATGCTGACGCCGCTTGTCAATGCGGTTGGCATGGAATGTATCAATCATGGAATCTCCGTGAACTTCGGGCTTGCGCGGGGAATTGGTTCCGTATCATTTGCGCTTGCATCGTTTGCAGCCGGGACTTTGATTGAACGTTTTTCCACGACAATCATTCCTGTACTGATCATTTTCTGTTATCTGCTTGTCTTTGCCGCAGCCTGTGTTTTTCGGTTTCGCTATGGCCCGGAGACCGGGGAGACTGATACGACGGTGAACAAAGAGACAAAGGAAGCGTCATTTTTGGTTACATATAAACGGTTTGCCGTACTGCTTGTCGGGATTTCCCTTCTGTTTGTATGTCATAATATGCTGAACAATTTTATGTTTCAGGTGATGACATATCATCATGGAGGAAGTCAGGAGATGGGAATTGCCGCCGGAATTTCTGCGTCACTGGAACTTCCGACCATGCTTTTATTTTCACTGATGATCAAAAAAGTGTCCAGTGGAAATCTTTTGAGAATTTCCAGTGTATTCTTTATTATAAAAGCGTTTCTCACCTTTGTGGCGGCAGGGATCGGTGGTGTCTATGTGGCGCAGACAGCACAGATGTTTGGGTTTGCACTTTTTGTACCGGCATCGGTCTATTATACGAACAGCCTGATCCGTCCGTCGGACCGGGCAAAAGGGCAGGCCTTTATGACGGCGACTAACACGATCGGCAGTGTATTTGGCAGCCTTCTGGGTGGTTTTATCATTGACGGACCAGGTCTTTCGTCCATGCTTCTGATCTCTGTATTGATCGCTGTCTTTGGTGCGGTGCTTGTCTTTCTGTCAATAGAAAAATGTAAAGACATGGTATAA
- a CDS encoding cytidylate kinase-like family protein: MNTVITIGRQFGSAGREIGEKVAAHFGIKCYDKELLTRAAKESGLCEEMLANHDERPTNSFLYNLVMDTYSFGYNASSFVDMPISQKVFLAQFDTIKKIAEEGPCVIVGRCADYALSDFSNCIHLFIYADEEARVRRISRKYDLTAAKARDMIVKKDKQRQSYYNYYSSKKWGRADSYDLCINSSLLGVDGTVRLITQYIQDFEDRTKE, from the coding sequence ATGAATACAGTAATAACGATCGGACGCCAGTTCGGGTCCGCAGGACGGGAGATCGGCGAGAAAGTTGCCGCGCATTTTGGCATTAAATGCTATGATAAAGAATTGCTGACAAGGGCTGCCAAAGAAAGCGGGCTTTGTGAGGAGATGCTGGCAAATCACGATGAACGTCCCACCAATTCTTTTTTATACAATCTTGTGATGGATACGTACTCATTTGGGTACAACGCATCTTCCTTTGTGGATATGCCGATCAGCCAAAAGGTATTTCTCGCACAGTTTGACACGATCAAGAAGATTGCCGAAGAGGGGCCGTGCGTGATAGTGGGCAGATGTGCGGATTATGCGCTGAGTGATTTCAGCAACTGCATTCATCTGTTTATTTATGCCGATGAGGAAGCACGGGTCAGACGGATCAGCAGGAAATATGATCTGACTGCAGCCAAGGCCAGAGATATGATTGTCAAGAAGGATAAACAGCGTCAAAGCTATTATAATTACTATTCTTCCAAAAAATGGGGGCGTGCGGACAGTTATGATCTGTGCATCAACAGCAGTCTGCTCGGCGTGGATGGCACCGTGCGGCTGATCACGCAATATATTCAGGATTTCGAGGACAGAACAAAAGAATGA
- a CDS encoding RluA family pseudouridine synthase, producing MEVFTFRVTEDMEEVRIDKCLSMLMDTISRTYIQKLVKEEQVLVSGVPVKANYKVKADDLLQITVPQAMEPDIVPEAMPLDILYEDSDVLVINKPKGIVVHPAPGHYSGTLVNGLLYYCKDSLSGINGVLRPGIVHRIDRDTTGSLLVCKNDFSHASLAGQLKAHTITRKYAAIVHGRLQEAEGTVNAPIGRHPADRKKMAVNAKNGREAVTHYRIRERFQKYTYIECMLETGRTHQIRVHMASIGHPLLGDEVYGPGRKSGFALQGQTLHAQVLGFAHPRSGEYIETQAPLPEYFTQLLHVLK from the coding sequence ATGGAAGTGTTTACATTCCGCGTGACGGAAGATATGGAGGAAGTGCGTATTGATAAGTGTCTGTCAATGTTGATGGATACGATTTCCCGCACTTATATCCAGAAATTGGTCAAAGAGGAACAGGTGCTTGTGAGCGGTGTCCCGGTAAAGGCAAATTATAAGGTAAAGGCAGACGATCTGCTGCAGATCACCGTTCCGCAGGCAATGGAGCCGGATATTGTTCCGGAGGCGATGCCGCTTGACATTCTCTATGAAGACAGTGATGTACTTGTCATAAACAAACCGAAGGGGATTGTCGTGCATCCTGCCCCAGGTCATTACAGCGGCACGCTCGTCAACGGGCTGCTGTATTATTGTAAAGACTCATTGTCCGGTATCAACGGGGTACTGCGTCCAGGCATCGTTCACCGGATTGACAGAGACACGACGGGTTCTCTGCTCGTATGTAAAAATGACTTTTCCCATGCCAGTCTTGCCGGGCAGTTAAAAGCGCATACGATTACGAGAAAATATGCCGCCATCGTTCACGGCCGTCTGCAGGAAGCGGAGGGAACTGTCAACGCGCCGATCGGCAGACACCCGGCGGATCGAAAAAAGATGGCTGTCAATGCAAAAAACGGCAGGGAGGCTGTGACGCATTACCGGATACGGGAGCGCTTTCAGAAATATACGTATATTGAATGTATGCTGGAGACAGGCCGCACGCATCAGATCCGCGTTCACATGGCAAGCATCGGCCATCCGCTTCTGGGAGACGAAGTGTATGGGCCAGGCCGGAAAAGTGGATTTGCCTTGCAGGGTCAGACACTTCACGCGCAGGTGTTGGGCTTTGCTCACCCAAGAAGCGGAGAGTATATTGAGACACAGGCGCCGCTGCCGGAATACTTTACACAGTTGCTCCATGTCCTGAAGTAG
- the lspA gene encoding signal peptidase II codes for MKKQKKRLLLKDVLGMFLLIMADQLTKYIAVVHLKDKPAISIIPDVLELSYLENRGAAFGMLQNQKIFFVFVAVIILAVIGYVLFKMPEKKKYAALHVLLVLIASGAVGNLIDRLRLDYVVDFISFVLIHFPIFNVADIYVTVATTILVLLLLFYYKEEDLNFMSFKQTKYRELK; via the coding sequence ATGAAGAAGCAAAAAAAACGGTTACTTTTGAAAGACGTGCTGGGAATGTTTCTTTTGATTATGGCGGACCAGTTGACCAAATATATTGCAGTCGTTCATTTGAAAGACAAGCCTGCCATCTCGATCATTCCGGACGTGCTGGAACTCAGCTATCTGGAAAACAGAGGTGCTGCTTTCGGGATGCTTCAAAATCAGAAAATATTTTTTGTCTTTGTGGCGGTGATTATTCTCGCTGTCATTGGATATGTGCTCTTTAAGATGCCGGAGAAGAAGAAATATGCGGCGCTGCATGTGCTGCTTGTGTTGATTGCTTCCGGCGCTGTCGGTAATCTGATCGATCGTCTCCGTCTCGACTATGTGGTAGACTTTATTTCTTTTGTCCTTATTCATTTTCCTATTTTTAATGTGGCCGATATTTATGTGACGGTAGCGACAACGATTCTTGTCTTGCTGCTCTTATTTTATTATAAAGAAGAAGATCTTAATTTTATGAGTTTCAAACAGACAAAATACAGGGAATTAAAATAA